The region CGGCCGAGGTGTCTTCATCTTCTTGCGCGACGGCACGGCGGGCGTTCCAGTCAGCATCGCTGATACGGAAAAACACGATTCTGAAACGAAGCGGATCCAAGAATGGCGTGAAATCGGTCTCGGTGCCCAGATCCTGCGAGATCTTGGCATCTCCTCAATTCGCCTGCGAACGTCGCGGCCGATGACTTATGTCGGCCTGTCCGGCTTTGGCATCGAAATCACCGCCTGCGAGGGATTGGAGTAAAATCTTGTCCAGAAGGTTACAAGCCGCTCGCAGATATGTGTCGGCCTAGCTCGCTCACGCACCACGATGTGCGAGATAAAACAACAGGATCCCAAGAAGAACGGCGACGACGAAAATCTTGATGAGGTCAATGCGTGTTGTCATCAGTAAAGCTCCAGTCTTCGTAAGACGGTGTCTATGCGGTCAACTGATCGATAGGCAGAGGCTACTCGGGTTTTTTACGACTTCAAGGATAATGTTGCGCCGGAGATTGCCGTACAGACGGCGTCTTTGCTTTAGCCGTTCACATTGATATGAATTACGCGTTGACGTCATTAGAAAGCAGTCATATCGCTTGCGAGACCCGTGCGGTGCCGCCGGGCGAGTTCGTCATCAGGAGGCAGCCGTGAGCTCAGCCTATGTCGTTTCCACCCAAAATCTTCCGCGCGCGCATGTCGGCGGAGTCGATGACCCTGCGGTCCGCTGGGCTGGCGCATTCGCCACCTATGGCGGACATGGTGCGACCCAATCCTCCACCATCGTGTACGAAATCGAGCCGGGCGGGCGGCTCGGCTGGCATACCGACGCCACCGAGGAGACGCAGTATATCCTTTCCGGTGCTGGCGAACTTCGCTTGGAAGATGGCACCATCCATGCGGTCGGACCTGGCAGCGTGTTCGTTCTCCCGACGCCGTTACGTCATGACCTCGCCAACACGGGCAAGGACACCTTGCGGGCAGTCGCTTTTTTCGCGGCGCCCATGTTCACCCAGCAGTTCGACAATGCGATGCTGGCGCCCAACGTTCATGTGCTTGGGACCCCGAATCGGGAGGGTTAAGCATCCCGGGCGAATGCTCCGTGGCCAAGGCGGGCGGCCGTTGAGGTCCTTAGTGCCGGCGCAAATCGCCGGGCATGATGCCAATAACCGCAAGGAGTGGCGCGAGACCGGCGCCCAGTTCCTTGCGGTTTTCCCTTCACTCGCTCCGCCAGCTTTCATCGCGGCGGTTTTGGCATCCAAGTTCTACAGAGTGCAGGCAGGCTCAAGAACTTATTGTCCGGCCAGGAAATTGACGGTCAAAGTTTGGCCGCTCAAGCAAGCAGTGTTCGGCTGATATTGGTTCTCGGGAGGATCGAACATTGGATAAAAATACGCATTGAGGCAATTGGCAGAACCCTGACATATCGCATTCGGGTTGCCGCACATGCTGGGATAGTTTGCCGTCCCATATTTGGTGCTGGCTGGCCCTTGACACGTATAAATCGTATTGCCATTGCAGGCGACCGACACTGGAAGATTGTACGCGGCACCGCCGGTCCCCGCGCATTGGTTTGCCTTCCATAATGTGTCGGTGCACGTCGATGGAATGACACTTATATCAAACCAGACACAGTTTCCCTTATTGAAGCAGCCCGGATTGCTGGCGGGTTCAAAGTTTGTTTCGACCATGGTTTGATGATTGACTTGGGCATTGAAACAATCCGCCGGAACTTGCGTCAACGAGGCGCAAAAACGCGAAGCGACTCCATTGCTTGTCACGTTGGCGATGCACGTAGCTCCGCTGGCAATTATTGCCCCCGTACCCGACTTGGTGCAGCCATTGCCCCATGAAATGGGTCCTGGATTGTGATCGATCGTCGTGAAGCCAACAAAAATCGGGACGTTGCGGCTGTTTACGATGTTCACGAGACCGCTGGCGCCGCCGAGAATTGGCGGGTTGCAAGCTTTTACGGCAACCGCTTTGATCTGCGGATCGGTGATCGCAAAAGTCTTTCCTGTCTTTGGATCGCCCAATTGAGGTTCGCCCAGCCCGCCGCTGGGACAGATTAAAGTCAAATTCGGATTTATCCCTGTCGCGAAGGCCGGGCTTAGCCACAAGCTGGCAATTCCGGCAAGCAAACACATCGCGGCGGCCACCGGCCAGCCTGGACGGCGATCAATTCCACTCCCCATTCGCATTGGCATGTGATTCGTTTCCCAGTTGGCTCTCACAAACCGGTGCTTATCTGGGCGGAGAGCAGAAACCGGGACGTGAACTAACAGCCGGGGCTTTCGCGAAACATATGCGGATATTTTATATCAGGGCACGGAAGCAATGCCCGGAGGCAGACGGGTCGGCTTGCCGTCAATCGCCAGACCCATAGTAGCCGCCGAAGAACGGCGTTCCAACGCCATCCTCAGGGTTGAAGACGCCGTAGCGGTAGCCTTGGTTCGTCGGAATCCAATCATAGTAGCGCGAGGCGTCAGCGGCGATCGCGAAAAGAACCGGGTTGTCCCACGGCGGACGCGGATGCGTCGCGCGATAGCGCGCGGCCCCGATGCGATAACGGACCGGCAGCGGATAAAAACCATACCCACTGTCCGGGTCGCCAACGAGGTCGATCATGTGGCCTTTTCGTCCGGTCGTGTAGAGGGCTCGTTCTCCGTGCCCGACGCTGCGGATATAGGTCCGGTGAGAGGGGCCCCTGGCATGCCGGTAAGCGGCAGTTCCCTTGTGCGGTGTAGATGCTTGCGCGGCCGGTGCAAAAGCAAACGCTGAGGCGATCGCGAGAACTCCAATTGTCCAGTCCCGGCGCATCGCCAAATCCCCACAGCTGCCGCGTCAGAGTCGACGCTTTCCTTAGATGGGACATCTAGCCTCGTATTTCCACATGTATTTCGGTTCTGGCATCGGAATGGCCGTGAACAATGCGTCGCGGACTCGCGCAATCGCCGCTCGTCATCCCGGCGGCCGAAAATACAGCTTTTGCGCAGAACACCACTTCGTTCAGATGCCGAAAAATGTATGAGGCGGTGCAGCCTTGGAGCAGCGCAATCGTACCAAAACGTTTCACGTGAAACGTTTTGGTACGATTTGGACATGGTTTCGGTCAAAAACCTCTTCATGCCTCCATTAGCGCTGCGACATGCGCGGCGGCGGAGAGACCGAGGCCTTGGAGATCATAGCCGCCTTCGAGAATCGAGACGATACGGCCCTTGGCGTGTTTTGCCGCGATCTCGATGAGCCGGGCGGTGATCCAGGCGAAATCCGCTTCGCCGAGATCAAGGCCGCCCAGCGGATCGCGGCGATGCGCGTCGAAGCCCGCCGAGATGACAATCAAATCCGGACAAAACGCATCGATGCGCGGCAGCAGCGCCAGTTCCATGGCTTCCTTGAATATCTCGCCATTGCTGCCGGGAAGGAGCGGTGCATTGACGATATTGTCGTGCTCACCGCATTCGTCGCGCCCGCCCGTGCCAGGGAATAGCGGCATTTGATGCGACGAGGCATAGAGCACCGAGGCGTCGGACCAGAAAATCTCCTGTGTCCCATTGCCGTGATGGACGTCGAAATCGAGGATCGCCACCCGCTCGGCGCCGTGGACGGCTTGGGCGTGACGGGCGGCAATCGCCGCGGTGTTGAAGAAGCAAAACCCCATCGGCGATGCGGTCCCGGCGTGATGGCCCGGGGGGCGCATTGCGACGAAGGCGTTTTGAACGGCTCCTTGCATGACGTCATCGACCGCCGATGTGACGCCGCCGACGCAATGCGCGATTGCGGCAAAGCTTTTTGTGCTCATTGGCGTATCGGCGTCGAGATAGATTCGTCCTCGCGCGGGGGAGGCCGATTCGATCGCATCGACATAATCTGCGGGGTGCACCCGCAAGACGGCGGCGCGATTGATTCCGGGGGCCTCCGCCCGCCGCAGCGGCGCGAAGCGCGGCTCATTGAGGGCTTCCATGATCGCGCGGATGCGGTCCGGGCGTTCGGGATGACCAGTTCCGGTGTCGTGATCAAGACACGCGGGGTGGCTCAAAAGAAGCGTTGTCAAAATCGAAAAATCCGTAGGTTTGCCTCCCTGCCTCATCCATTATGGGTTTGGAAGGCCTGCGTCCATAGGCGCTCGGCCGCCCATTCGGCAAAGGCCGCGCCAGCAGGTAAAAGGATAACTATCAACCTGCATCAACATATCGCATATTGGGAATGCCGGTGGAAAAAATGCCGGGAACCGGCCAGATTTAGGGAGGGCAAATTGGCGCGGAGTTCACCCGGAGAGATAGATAGCTTGCTGGCATGGCGTGCCGGCGGCCGGCTGCTGATCGGGCGCGAGCGCATCGCCCTGCTCGAATCCGTGGTGGAGCACAAGAGCATCACCAAGGCGGCGGAGGTTACGGGCTTCAGCTACAAGACGGCGTGGGACGCAGTCAATGCGATCAACAATCTGCTGCCGCGTCCGGCCTTCATCACCCGTACAGGCGGCTCGCATGGCGGCGGCGCCGAAGTGACGATTGAAGGACGGCGGTTGATCGCCGCCTTCCGCCGTCTCGAGGAAAAACTCGGACATATCTCGACGGCGATCGCTGAAGAAGGCTTGGAGCACGAGCGTGACTTGCTCTTTTTGGGCATCGGCCTCAAACTCAGCCTCCGCAACGCGTTATTTTGCGAGGTCGTCAAAATCACTCCGGCGACGATCAATAACGAGGTCAAGCTTGAAGTCTCGCCCGGCGTTATGATCACAACCGCCGTCACCAATGCGAGCGTGAAGGCTCTCGGACTCACGATTGGCCGAGGCTGCATCGCCATGGTCGATGCGTCTTCGGTGATGCTGGCGCCCCGTGGCGAGGCGTTACGCATCTCGGCACGCAACAGAATCGCCGGAAAAATCATTAGCCGCATCGACGATGGTGCCGATAGCGAGGTCACCATCGATATTGGTGAGGGAAAAACCCTCGTGGCCGTGATCACCAGCGAAGGCGCCGATGCCGCCGAAGTGGCGGCTGGCGCGGAGGTTACCGCGCTCTTCAAGACCTCGCATGTCATTCTTGCAAGCGATTGAAAGGAAGAACCGGCGTGCTGGACGACGAAGCTCTTCGCCACAAGCAAAAAATGGAAAAGCGCAAGGCCGCGCAGGATGCCGAGGTCGCCGCCAAGACCATCACCCAAAAAGGCCTCCTTATCGTCCATACCGGCAAGGGCAAGGGGAAATCGACGGCGGCCTTGGGGCTTTTGCTGCGCGCGCTTGGGCATGATTGGCCTTGCGGCGTCGTGCAATTCATCAAGGGCGCATGGGATACCGGCGAGCGACGGGCTTTGAACCGGTTTTCCGATCTTTTGTCCTGGCACACGATGGGCGAAGGATTTACGTGGGAGACGCAAGATCGCGCGCGGGATATGGCGGCAGCGGCGGCGGCTTGGTCGAAGGCGCAAGACCTCATCGCCGATCCCAAGCTAAAACTTGTTGTCCTCGATGAATTGAACGTGGCGTTGCGCTACGAGTATTTGCCTCTCGATAAGGTGATCGCGGTGTTGCGGTCCCGCAGACCAGCGCTTCACATCGTCGTGACCGGCCGCAATGCAAAGCCCGAAATGCTGGAAGTGGCGGACCTTGTGACCGAGATGAGTCTCGTTAAGCATCATTTCGAGGCTGGCGTGAAGGCGCAAGAGGGGATCGAGTTCTGAACGTCGCGCGGCGGGCCAAAAGTCTGATGCTGCAAGGCACTGGCTCCGGAGTTGGCAAATCGCTGATTGTCGCCGGTCTCTGCCGCGCCTATCGCAATCGCGGGCTCACTGTCCGCCCATTCAAGCCGCAGAACATGTCGAACAATGCTGCCGTTACGCCGGACGGCGGCGAAATCGGCCGGGCCCAGGCAACGCAGGCACGGGCCTGCGGGGTGCCCGCAAGCATCGACATGAATCCTGTCCTGTTGAAACCGCACAGCGAACATGGCGCCCAAATCGTTTTACGCGGCAAGGTCATTGGCCAGGCTCGGGCGTGCGATTACCAGGAGCTCAAACCAAAACTTCTTCCGGCCGTGCTCGACAGTTTCTCAACGCTGTGTGGGAATCCTGACCTGGTCCTCGTGGAAGGCGCCGGCAGCGCGTCGGAAATCAATTTGCGCGCGAACGACATCGCCAACATGGGCTTTGCCCGCGCCGCCAATGTGCCGGTGATTTTGATGGGTGACATCGATCGCGGCGGTGTCATCGCTCAGATCGTTGGGACCAAGACGGTGATCGATCCGGCCGATGCGGAATTGATCAAAGGGTTTTTGGTGAACAAGTTTCGCGGCGATTCCTCTTTGTTTGCCGATGGCATGCGAAGGATTGAGGAATTTACAGGTTGGCCCAGCCTTGGGCTGATTCCGTTTTGTGCCACAGCCGCCCATTTGCCGGAGGAGGATTCGCAGGGCCTTCCCATTGGCAAGCCCCGCGGAGACGGCAAGATCACGATCGCTGTCCCAGTTTTGCCTGGCATCGCCAATTTCGACGATCTCGATCCGCTGGTGCTAGAAAGTG is a window of Methylocapsa sp. D3K7 DNA encoding:
- a CDS encoding cupin domain-containing protein; translated protein: MSSAYVVSTQNLPRAHVGGVDDPAVRWAGAFATYGGHGATQSSTIVYEIEPGGRLGWHTDATEETQYILSGAGELRLEDGTIHAVGPGSVFVLPTPLRHDLANTGKDTLRAVAFFAAPMFTQQFDNAMLAPNVHVLGTPNREG
- a CDS encoding histone deacetylase family protein produces the protein MTTLLLSHPACLDHDTGTGHPERPDRIRAIMEALNEPRFAPLRRAEAPGINRAAVLRVHPADYVDAIESASPARGRIYLDADTPMSTKSFAAIAHCVGGVTSAVDDVMQGAVQNAFVAMRPPGHHAGTASPMGFCFFNTAAIAARHAQAVHGAERVAILDFDVHHGNGTQEIFWSDASVLYASSHQMPLFPGTGGRDECGEHDNIVNAPLLPGSNGEIFKEAMELALLPRIDAFCPDLIVISAGFDAHRRDPLGGLDLGEADFAWITARLIEIAAKHAKGRIVSILEGGYDLQGLGLSAAAHVAALMEA
- a CDS encoding TOBE domain-containing protein — encoded protein: MARSSPGEIDSLLAWRAGGRLLIGRERIALLESVVEHKSITKAAEVTGFSYKTAWDAVNAINNLLPRPAFITRTGGSHGGGAEVTIEGRRLIAAFRRLEEKLGHISTAIAEEGLEHERDLLFLGIGLKLSLRNALFCEVVKITPATINNEVKLEVSPGVMITTAVTNASVKALGLTIGRGCIAMVDASSVMLAPRGEALRISARNRIAGKIISRIDDGADSEVTIDIGEGKTLVAVITSEGADAAEVAAGAEVTALFKTSHVILASD
- the cobO gene encoding cob(I)yrinic acid a,c-diamide adenosyltransferase; this translates as MEKRKAAQDAEVAAKTITQKGLLIVHTGKGKGKSTAALGLLLRALGHDWPCGVVQFIKGAWDTGERRALNRFSDLLSWHTMGEGFTWETQDRARDMAAAAAAWSKAQDLIADPKLKLVVLDELNVALRYEYLPLDKVIAVLRSRRPALHIVVTGRNAKPEMLEVADLVTEMSLVKHHFEAGVKAQEGIEF
- a CDS encoding cobyric acid synthase, producing MLQGTGSGVGKSLIVAGLCRAYRNRGLTVRPFKPQNMSNNAAVTPDGGEIGRAQATQARACGVPASIDMNPVLLKPHSEHGAQIVLRGKVIGQARACDYQELKPKLLPAVLDSFSTLCGNPDLVLVEGAGSASEINLRANDIANMGFARAANVPVILMGDIDRGGVIAQIVGTKTVIDPADAELIKGFLVNKFRGDSSLFADGMRRIEEFTGWPSLGLIPFCATAAHLPEEDSQGLPIGKPRGDGKITIAVPVLPGIANFDDLDPLVLESDVRLVMVRRGETLPAEAAIVILPGSKTTLADLACFLGEGWGIDLRAHLRRGGHVLGLCGGYQMLGKVIRDLGGIEGPPGEMPGLGLLDIETDLLGDKLLAPVQGKDARTSAPFTGYEMHIGRSFGPDCGRPLLHFSDGRKDGAVSANGLVSGCYVHGLFTDAGQRSALLARLGGKGSGVSYEETLEAALDAVAAHLETHLDLDRLLTLAR